AAAGAAAAGTTTGTCACAGAAACGAGAGTTATACTGCCTCTGTCGGCGAATTTCTTCTAGCAATAGAGCATCACTTTCAGTAGGAAAAGTTGTAAAATTAATTACACAAACTACGGCATTTGCTTTGTCGATAAAATCAAAAGTGATGCGTTTGTGTTCAGCATGACGAGCAGAATTTGTCCCAGGAGTATCAACAAACTGAATACCCTCTAAACGTACTTGTTTAGTTAGATGCTTAACAGGAGCATGAATATTTAATTCTTTGACAGCATCATTGTTAATAAAACTACCCAATTCAACCTGACTAAGATCAGTAAGCGCAAATGAATAAACTCCACTATTCAAAGTCAGCCTTGCTTGGTTCGCATGAATATCATCTGCTTCACTCACAGGGTAAAAGGCAGATTCAACAAAATCAACTGGACTGTCAAATTGTAGTGACCTGTCCTCAGAATACACCTCAGCTTTTCCGATCCATCCATTTCTCAAATACTTATTGAGATATTTTTGTAAATCTTGAGGATCTCTATAAGAAAGAACGATGACTCGCTGATCATCTTTTTTGGAGACTTCAACCTGTGCAGATACATCTCCTCCACGATCATTGATGAAAGTCAGTCTGCCTGTGGTTGGCTTTGCCATTGAAGGTAAGATGTCGTTACCCAACATTGCATTAATCAGCGTTGACTTGCCAGCGCTAAAAGTAGCCACGAAAGCAATTTGATAGGTGTTATCCCTAAGCTTAGTAACCTCTTGAGAGATGTCTTCAGACTCTTTAGTTCTTCCTTTCTCATTCAAATATTTCTGCAATGCCTCCAATTGAGCGATCGCCTGTTGTCTGACTTCATCCAAATTATTCATCTTAGGCTCCATGATTGATTTACCAATAAATTCGCTCTGTTTTTGACCTATCAAACGATCTGCATAGTTGTCTACAAGACGTTTAGTCAGTCTAATTTCACTCTTGCGATAAGCTAGAAGCTGATCAAACTGATTCAATTTATCTAAAACTTCTTGACGCTGTTGCCTCAAATTATCTAAGACTGCACGATAGGATTTGAACTTCTCGTCATCATATTTATTTGGCTCTTGAATAGAATGTTCGGGAATTATGAGCTTGATTACGGCAAATCGAACAACGGAATTTTTCTCTGCGTATTTCAGCAAATCATCTTCAGCTTTTTGTTCAATCAAATCCAAACGATTGCTAATAACCCTTACAATTGCTGATTCACTACTGCCATTATCTTGATACTTTTGAATGTCTGACGAAAGTTTGAGAGTATTAGCAAAGTACGAACAATTCTCTCTACGCTCATCCTTGAGAATGTCAAAAAGAGGTGTAAATACGCCACGATTATCTGCAAAAAGCCTGTTTTTGGAAAATTCTTCGATAATATCTATTAAAGTCCAACTTTTGGCAATACATTTGTCGTGACTGGCTTTTGCTAGACTCAAGTAATTAGGAATTACTTCATGATCAATATTACGAGATCGCAGACTGCCTCTAATTTCATGCAAAATGTAAAGGAACCTTTCACGTTCTGATAATAACTCTTCTTGAATGCTTGCGAAATACAAAGATCTTTCAGTCGAATCAACCATAACAGAATCTCCAAAAATGATAGAGATAGGTGGATTTTTTTGATTCTCATTCGGCAGAATGTGAATCTCAATTGCATAGCCAGCGACCCAAGCAATTTGAGCTAGGGTTGAAATTTTTGGAAGTGTATTACTCACTTCCATTCTCGCAAGTTGAGGCTGAGTCATTGATTTATGATTTTCATCATTAATCTTAATCTTTAGGAGTTCCGCAAATTCTCTTTGCGTAAGCCCAGTAGCAGCCCTCAACTTAGCGACTATGCCAGTTGCATCAACTTCAAAGTTAAGATTTTCAAATGTCATGGTGAGTCAACCTCATACAAGTTGTAAGATTACTGTATAGATTGACTAAACTACATTTCAACTTGATAACAGAAATGTTATATCGACTAATCTATATTTGTCAATACCCCTTGCAAAATATTTTTGTTTCACTTTTTATTCGTTAGAGAATATATGGCTATAACAAAAAAGTTATCGGATGTTTTAGCAATAAACCCAAAAATTGGAGCCGAGCATCCCTATGATTGGCTTGGAGCATTTGACGTAGACGAATTGAATGAATTTATTAATGAAGTGATGTCAGCCTATCGCTCAGTTGCCTTACAAGAACCAAAAAATCACGAAAAAGCATGGAATGAATTAGAAGCAATTATCCATGAATGGTATGAGAGCGCCTTAGCGATAGCTAATCCAGAATTAGAAGTAGCCTTTACTCAAATCAAGCAATGAAACAATCTTTATTAAACTACAAGTATAAAAATGACATTCTCTTATAACATCGATTGGCAGCATGAGGAGCATAAAGTACAGTACAGTTTCACACAAGAACAACTTGCTCTCATTGCCACCTATGAAGCACCTTTAAAAATAAAACTAGCTGAAGAACAGGCTGCAAAATACAGAGAAGATCCTGATAGGTACTGTAATCTATCCTCAACAGCATCTATGGTAGCTCTAGGTAAGTACGAACCTTATACAGGAGCGATCGGAGAAGTATCAACATTTCTTTTCTATCTTACAAGTGATGATGAATATATCGTGAAATATCAGTATGCTAATTATGAACCTATCTGCTTGACAGCTTTAGATTCACCTACGACTTCTCGTTTATATAAGGTTATACCTACAAGTTTGGGTTATCTTGTCTCCTATTCACTAGATGGCGAGATAGTTTGTGAAATATTTGATGATCTATGAGAACTTGAAGGTTAATAGAGATCTCACTCACTATGGGAAATGATCGATCAGAAACTTGCAAATAAGCTTGCTTATCAAGACAACTTTTTAGGACGAGACTTAGCCACTTTACCCGCCTGTTTCGGCTTCCCCTGAGAAACTTTCTTCTCCTTCGCAGTAGCAACCTTACCCAAATTAGGCTTAGCCGCCTCATCCAAATCGCCAAACTTCTTCGACCACCACTTCTCCTGAGAAGACCAGAAAAAGACCACATCCGCATGATCCTTGCGTTGCCGCGCCTGCACATCCGCACACTTCAACATCACCTTATCCACACCATCCTTAGTATAGGGAAACTTAGCCAAAGGCTTGCCACAGACAGGACAAGCAAAACTAGTAACCTCCGCCGTCACTGCATTTTCACCCTTCGGTTGAGGAATCTCCCACTGATTACGGCGATCGCTCCAAAACATGACCAGATTCTCACAGCCATGCT
This Pseudanabaena galeata CCNP1313 DNA region includes the following protein-coding sequences:
- a CDS encoding dynamin family protein → MTFENLNFEVDATGIVAKLRAATGLTQREFAELLKIKINDENHKSMTQPQLARMEVSNTLPKISTLAQIAWVAGYAIEIHILPNENQKNPPISIIFGDSVMVDSTERSLYFASIQEELLSERERFLYILHEIRGSLRSRNIDHEVIPNYLSLAKASHDKCIAKSWTLIDIIEEFSKNRLFADNRGVFTPLFDILKDERRENCSYFANTLKLSSDIQKYQDNGSSESAIVRVISNRLDLIEQKAEDDLLKYAEKNSVVRFAVIKLIIPEHSIQEPNKYDDEKFKSYRAVLDNLRQQRQEVLDKLNQFDQLLAYRKSEIRLTKRLVDNYADRLIGQKQSEFIGKSIMEPKMNNLDEVRQQAIAQLEALQKYLNEKGRTKESEDISQEVTKLRDNTYQIAFVATFSAGKSTLINAMLGNDILPSMAKPTTGRLTFINDRGGDVSAQVEVSKKDDQRVIVLSYRDPQDLQKYLNKYLRNGWIGKAEVYSEDRSLQFDSPVDFVESAFYPVSEADDIHANQARLTLNSGVYSFALTDLSQVELGSFINNDAVKELNIHAPVKHLTKQVRLEGIQFVDTPGTNSARHAEHKRITFDFIDKANAVVCVINFTTFPTESDALLLEEIRRQRQYNSRFCDKLFFAVNKIDQDDGNSGSLQDVIASIRKTLNDDYGFELPEDRVIGVAALPALLYRMHHEGILKQQQKSFFNSYAVRFLEDDLMDSSPEQFAAAKEAVLKMSNIEALEKSLANYLVNNNKTQELLRDSLTRALSFAQSHEQDTQQKISIYRMRLDELKQIADKFSQSLEGVATEKKLIADSLESDTQSLLSEVNNEYAQFINDLKSLVSSMFAGKFKKSKFQGLTKDQIQKLQSCIASVKNLGSVSSEDKGKIDKVIEAYIQTFNAAFQSAYPVFESNLKNFCQSRQSEIYSQTYQKAEALLTRINKELNEDINVSAINYSSVNVGMISRPDSISIRDLVSDEIYKFGEQETNDKRNPITKIMKLDPNVLERLTNNNIRETLTKCNEKTSEIVSNQSKDLAMKISTAIDEGINRIEQNLQQAIQDRKNLGENALLEIEKLDADLDLTRQMIAALIELYKFTENLQTNSIN